The genomic region TCTACTCGCGGGGGGCCTGTTCCTGCCAGGATGCGCAGGCCTGCCGGACCCCTGTGAAGCGGCCCACTCGCGTGCGCACACCGCACTAGACCTCGCGGCGCAAGACCACGCGGCGGCCACGGCGCAGacgtaagtgaaaaaaaaaatcaaaatttatttatttcaacttatgaaacttaagcttaatttgctatactccccgaaaagcaggagaatctgtattatATCTCATAAATtactccatacagattctcctgcttttcgcggagtatggcaaaggaaccttaattttcataatatatcatggatttccgcaaacaaacaaaattaccataacgcctgcttctatccaatacttttgaaacgtcaagtctttctgtttgtagtctctctaccatcggttcggaaggcagattctaccgagaagaagccggcaagaaactcagcagttgctcttttccaacatcaacaatttacattttaaattttaacattcatttttctatcttgtgagagatgaaagcggagccggatgtttccaagcattattgtcattaataaatatttatttattatattccgaTGCTACAAACATGTCTTGTTGGCAGGTTGTTGCGGGTGGTGGCACGCGGCGGTCACCGGTACGTGCTGGGCCTGCAGGCGTTCGAGGGCGGCAAGGACATCTCAACGGAGATCACAGTCTGGGATGGCGTGGTGGTGTCACCGCTCGCGCCCGCCTACCACGACACCCCCGAGCCCATGGACACCGACGACAAAGGTACCCATATATATACCGATACCCATATATATTTGGTCACAATGGTGCTTATAACAGCTTCTAGCAACTAGGTTTAATGTTCTCAATCAATCTCGTTTGCAACTTGTGGTTTTGAACAAATCAACTTGTAAGAAACTACGTTTCAACGACTCCCGTCATTAAAACTGGTTGttcgttttactttcctttatagacaactagctgttgcccgcgacttcgtctgcgtttattttagtttttcgaaagacatgtggcattaaaATTTACGTGTAATTCGAAAGGTTATGTCGaaccctctcccaaaagaactgagcttagtttcgggataaaaagcattccttattacttttaataccttcaggaatatgtgtacatagttCCATGAtgattggttcagtagtttttgcgtgagagcgtaacaaacaaacttacattcacatttataatattagtagggattaccaTAATTAGGTGTAAGAGTACAGAATCCCCTTTTAACCTTCTTGTACTTTTAAGTTCAATCGTTTTTCCCACCATCACCGGTTAATTCCCCTATTTTTCCCCTTGTCCTtcccactgacattgacattcctCCTACCAAGTCTCCGATCAGGAATCGGGAATACTCAACAACTGGTGTCGTATCGATATAATTTCCTTGATCCTAACTGATTATTAGttctgtttattacaatttgtttctttggatactttatttatttatttttatttcaaatgttagaccatattatattaatattgtatctacgtgattcgtcaattattaaaatGCCGCCAAGTGACTTTGAGCATGAAAAagcggttttttttacaattttctttttatttttttagttatttacctATTAAACCTTAACTTAACTGTTTAATGATTGTGCTTTCTTTGGTCTCATTGGTTTAGCCCAAAAAAGGCgtagttaagatttttttttttgttaaaattgtttttttcttatattttcagACGACGACGGAATGCAAGATGGCGTCGCAGCTTAGTATTAAgatatctttattataatagcGTGACAACACAATATTGTGTTTAAGACTaagaacttaaaataaatttctaacTATATAAGAACTAaccgttttttaattaattgtaacacATCCTGCCTAACAAATAGCACAATTAGTAAAAAACCACGAATGACGtagatgtacattattctactagtcgaaccctttcatttgatacccatattgaaggatttgttaaaaaaaatatgagttttGTTGTCATGGCGTAATTATTGGGACAACTATATACAGTTGTTTCTCTAAAATCAGTTGTGTTGTACCCGGAAAAAATTAGAAcaagtgttttattattataaaaaaacttataaaatcgAAATAACACTTCACAGTCTTTAGAGGTACAATACGTACAGTCTCTGAGACTcgtctgtgaaaccgaaaaataaatcagatacagccctaacataacatgcaaaatcGTGTGACTCCTGTCGTGAGAAgcgtcgcgtagtgtaggtactatgcgcgtatcggtattttatattcaataatattgtcataagtaaacacttacaatgtttcgaattcgtttatatggaaaataaatatgctttttttcgAAGTATACTggtgcatccttcaatattatttcgtaattctgttacccGTATAGTCAAATCGGATTATGAAAACTAATACATAGagtatatattacttttattgatttaataatccGATTGGATTTTATATCGATAGCGTTAAAACTATAAACGCAAAACGATTAGTGAGCAATGTACGATCGACATCATATCAATTATCAACCCATGTCTCAACaagcatttgagaacattatggagaacactctggcatgcaggtttcctcacgatcttttctttcaccgttgataCAAGTTATGATAATTTAGTTGCGTAAAcgcagaggtgcgtgctgggattcgaactcggccttccgaaagtgaagtcgaaaatCAACTATACCGTAAGGGCACTGAACACATTACGTGTACAGTATAATAATGGGTTTAGGATACAGTTGGGTTTGCCGAGGTTCTGTTCGGCGTCTGGGATGTTCGCTCAGGAGAGAATCGATGATTTTTACACCATTATAAGGAAAAAGGCGGCATTCCTCCTGTTGCGGTTGAGCTCGAAcagtatattaaatatgttagCGGGAAAGTTTGATTCACCTATCTTGCAACACTTCATGTCGGATCTTGTACGGTGAACCGAACAGtcttttcattttcgtttaagTTTTATTACTGACAAATGGGCCTTATttgtcttaataaagagatttattattattattataaacgctTCATGATCGGCATAATGAAAAACAATTAAGTATAGATACAACActtcaatttaatataaaacaataattggtTGATTTTTTTCTGCCGTCCTAACACATAGCTAATTCCGCCATCCAATATATCCAAATGCCTCAAATGAGCTTTCATTTttggtatggagggtagaggtaattTTTGGCACTTTTTAATTAGGTAGTTATAACAGGTCCTCTACTTTCCTTAGTTAAatattatgcccgttttcactaacggtGAACAAAGTAAGTAGGTAACGTCTAACAATGAAGATTTCTGAGCATAAATTTACCTTTAaacaatcgattttcactaggcagcACTTATAACCTAACCTGTCTATGGTtgttgccacaaggtgtggctttttgtgtttgtatcatCATAGTTTTCGTATGGatataaggttattaaaaagaaaaagttaatacttttttcatctgtcaagtgtcacttTACGAGACCGCTAAACTTTCCGATTCCAAAGTTTTCTTAGGCTAGTTTTTAGTCGCTATGTAAACACATTCAACCTAACAAAATTAAGCTCTAATAAAACatcctattataatttataaaaaaaattacttgagTTATAACACCGACCATAGACCACACTCCATTACGAAagcattattttgaaatattgagatttttgaaataatgagatttatgaaaattatagtgCTATATTTACATAAcgtttattttttgacaatcaccaagtggatcttccaagtatttcgccaatgtcacgcaTTGGTAAAATACAACatgccgatttggcacacctaacagccaaaaaaagcaaaagaagaagaagaacttgaCGATCTGTCAATCGGTGAACTCTAGTTGGCGCCTAACGGCGTTAGTCATCGCATAAGTAATCGTGAAACATCAAAATCGTTAACTAGGAATCATCGAAATACTAGGCGTCCGATTAAGGcaaggtttagtgaaaacgggcataagagtcGACTTTGAATAACAGAATTAGAACTTAAGGACGGCAAAATAACAAATCACCTTGATAACACAGATCCAAATACAACATTGTTCTTTGTAGTCATTTGTTTAAGTTTCCCTGTTTGGATCCTCTTCGACAGTATGTCGTTGCCGGGATACAGTCCCGACAGTTTCGTAGTCATCGAGAATTTGCTTAGTTTCTCTTCCAAtccttgaattttttttttttttttttactagatacttatatatttaattaacgaACGAACCTCGCAAGTTTCTTATTTATCAAtaatctaatatttaaaataattaaaattgactaCCTAAACCAGtgatataaatttgaaaacaaacatttctgCATTTAAGAATATCGAAGCGGCTGatcaaattaagtacctattcgaatatttttttctgctgaATGAAACTACAATGAATTGCATTGGTTCCGCCGTCGCACCGCACCTGTGACTCTccatataggatgcttcttatagtactttttgattttaattttacgtgtTTATTCTGACTAAAGTCGCTTGAAGCGGTGGTTACtataacggtgaatgaaaacaccgtgaggaaaccggaAAGCCCGAGAGTACTCcattaataaatcataataaataaatatactacgacaacgcacacatcgccatctagccccaaagtaagcgtagcttgtgttatgagtactaagatgactgatgaatattttcatgaataatatacatgaatacttataaacacccagacactgaaaaacattcatgctcatcacacaaatgcagtgggaatcgaacccacggccttggactcagaaagcagggtcgctacccactgcgcaaCTGGGCCGTCCATTacgttctcaaagatgtgtgcaGTCCACCCGCaattggtcagcgtggtggacttcggctaaccttttctcattctgagagaaggtTTTCTCTGTAgttagggggcgttcataaaatacgtgagatgtttaaggggagAGGGGGTCGAGTCTAATCTCATCttatcttacgttggagagggGGGATCTCGGCCAATaccacgcaatttttttttctgattaaaacaaatattatactactagctgttgcccgcgacttcgtctgctatttgatttgttttttgatttggcattcaatttaattgtagttttagaaaaaattaaagtattcagtatagctaagccttgaatgagggaaTTGCTGCGGTaggctgaggagttctgtcctctatcgccaaccacattcagatctacacaaagtttgggcaaaattaaacacatattataatctctatagtacaaaaattactATTTCGATCGGTCATAATTTgtcggcgttatggtgtaaaatcgtgaaaaaatttcatcacctcttccaaaggaatcaagcttaatgtcgggataaaaggcatcctatattacttctaacatttccaagaatatgtgtacaaagtttcataaggatcggtttagtcgtttttgcgtgaaagcgtaacaaacaaacttacattgacatttataatattagtagggattttggTCCATTgctctttttacaataataatccaacgcgtttacgtaagaaacccatattttgaaaaatctcacgtgagattgggggatgggggagcgggtggaataaaatctcacgacatttCATTAGggggagggacagaaaattcaaaaaaacaccccacgtaatttatggacgcccccttagCCGGCAATGAATTGGTGATGAAGAAGATGATACATTAAGTGTTTGGTACCTGGCTTGGTGAAGCGTGCTGTACATCTTGGAGAAGAACAAGAAACCGAGGTGACTGTTATAGGCGAGTCGTTTACGGCTTTCGTCGTATTTTCCGTGTAGCTTGATCTAATTCTGCCtggtaagaaaaaaaacttcaataaaaaCCGAATGTATGTGTAACGACTAAGTAACCGTGAGGTTTTTCTGCATCTAATAGAGTCTCCTACAAGATTGAAGTGTATCTAAAATGCTCccgtttatttcaaaataataaccaatcaaaattcaaattcaaaatttctttattcatgtaggcctatcacaggcacttatgcagcgttcatacatatatgtttacataattgtaaggggatggtgataacttcgttcgccaacttaaacctaaagctacgagggttccaaacgcgccctggtctaagaagagcccacaacaaactttagccgggtaaattaaATCAGTTCATAAACATTGTTTGTGTAACATAATTGTTAGCGTacttgtaaaaatcctaatcaattaaataaaatatctggcaaatatgaatttatagttatcaaaagtttacttATGTTTAATAGTAACACTatcggacccgcgcgacttcgtccgcgaatgagccgacttaaaaaaataaaatacgaataattaaaaaaaatataattacgtctgttgtcgcggactgttttatagaactttaaagaaacaacaattaggacaattccgatataattactacatacttccgtcgtttggcgtaacgcttaccgttcacgcatcgcacgtatcagaatctctcaaaagtatattttttggagtttttgcccgagattctaataaaaatgaatccttGCTAGATctatttatcgcccccgaagccccctgtatactaaatttcatgaaaatcgttggagccgattccgagattccaattatatgcTCGTTTATACAAGAATTTCTCGTAAGATATTCTTAAAGCTCTGAATGGTGGAATGAGATAAAGCGCTTAGggaaagtcgcaggttcaaatcctgtaagTTCCTATATATTTatgcgtttataataattaaataccaCTGCCAGGATCCAACTCAGAGCCCCCACTCGTAAGACTCACCACAGTGCCcagggctagcatgcgcgcgCACCGCTAGAAAATATATAGTACAACCCACTATCGTCTATTACCCCAGAAttaaccgtgtacacgactaatattgaagcatcaaaaccactccactttggtAGCGTTTCTCGAACAGCAGAACATTCCATTTAGCACAGACATTTAGACAGTAATTATTGGACATGGGGGATGGGGaatgtgagctagcaacatttcacGGGTTAGAAGCGAGACGGGCGCGGGGCGATCTCGACTAGCCAACCTTTGGTGAAAGTAATTCCTAAGGAACGTGTTGGTGCGCCAAAAAACATTTGGTCCAAACTATATATTGAACTTTactatttactttttactttgagTAAGTGAGTAAGAGTTGGTGAGCAGTGaggtgcacttcatatatgcccaaaagcactgcataccctaaaattgaaatatagcccgtgtaaaaggaggattttttccattttatgcaattttcctgctgtatgcataccgtggtaagaaacccagtgcacgccactgttggtgAGACGTATTTTTTTCCGTAGGAaacacctaaataaaaaaaaaattaatgactaGGCATCCGATAAAGGCgttaggtaagtaggtatataattttgttttctcaagtatttgcaataaataataaagacgtAGGTATGACTAGTTTTTACAGTGCACTAGGCAGCCATTCAAATGACGGCTAAACTATAGGTACCTACCGTATATATCTACATGTTGTATGACGTGCAGGAGTTCGCATTTTTTGTACGTTTCCTTGATCCGCTGTAATTCATTGTTGAGTGTTAGAGTTCCCACGTCGACAGTTCGCTTTGCCATTGTAATTTTACCTTTTCTTTACACTCCGTAATATTTCTAACGGGCGAAGTTCACCTGCAAAGCAAACTTTGACCAACGCACAGAGCTGGGCAAAAGAAAACTAGGCAATATGGGATATACCTACATAACTATAAATGTAGATGTCTAAACTATATGGTTTATATAAAATGCTATTAAAACGTGTTATAAATGATTTTGATAGTATTACATGAATTTTAGGTGCGaccaataatttatatttgtcgatttttttattatgacagTACGTAGATGACAAGGGTTTATTagagtgaaaacttcttttggcgcatcgCACACAGAGGTTTTCCTGTAGGTAATAAGTTAGGCTGAACCGTCACGCTCAGAGGTGAAAGACTCGATCAGGTGAACTCGGGACCGCCGAGAGTACCCGAGCGAAAAAGTTACAGTCAGCAGCTCCATGCTGTGATTATATTCAATTCCTACCTAATGATTGTCTTTGTTAATTCAATAGTTATTATTggtacgtaataataattaatttagcaattatttggttttagttcatttgatatccatagtgaggaaattgtgaaaaaatttattttgcaatttttttatgtcgATTATCTTTGACCGATTTCCATCAAACATACATGTTTTTAGCTCCCAATTAATtatcctttaaaaaaaacaaaatcaaaatcggttcatctgcTCGGAAaaaacgatgccacagacagatacACAAAACCcgcagacacgtcaaactcatCAAACCCTGTCGTTCTTGCGtcggaaattaaaaataaaactcagcGTTCgattttcattcattttattcaattataaattaacctAGTCTTAATACAACtagcttataataaaaaaaaaaaactctgctgCCAATCATGAGTTTATGCTGCGGACACATCTGACGTATACATTTCAATTCAACaatatcttttgtttcttttatggagggtagaggtaaggagagtcatcttatatgggagaaaagttgaaaaagtgtccagttgtatgcgctaaataacagttcaaaaatcctccacaatggcgctggtggatgcacagggtatggtatgaatgtagcaatcgtagatgaattgaagtatgccgagttaaaaaattaatgtcattatcgactaaagtagttaattattgagaattccaacaacttacgttgtacaaaatattgtggtaaatataaccttacttccttgtttatttttcaagcctactctaacaatatttatatttggcgcttcttttaagagttaccttgatgcaaatgtggcgccatcctaatttaatacattttgacgacactttttcatatacacagatgatcctccttacctctaccctccatagtttctttaaaataatgcatgttataaaaatcttttaaaatttgcatcctttaattttataatgctTCAATTATGGTTCTTATTAATTCACATGTAAATACTGTTTTCAATAAAACAATTGAattggtaaaaataaaacatacgatttaaaaaatctatgcaatacaaataaaatggaAGTCTGTAATCCGTTATTTTTAAGTAACTGACTTTTTTGAGCGGTTGAGGAACacgtttggaaataaaatatcagaCTGTCAATTTGTACGGgaaaaccacagaattaataTTGGCCGAATGACAGCTCTGTATGTTACAGAGCTGTCATTCAACcaatattgcatgcagtgcattgtgtccaaaaacagtgaaaacaatAGTATAGTGTGTGTGAActcaatttaactttttttttgacacTCACGTAAAACCTATTCATTTGATCTAAACATTTCTGCCATAATACTACGCGTTACACATAAAAATtactcattttttaaatttgaaacaaaGTCCATCTAGTTCcattcaacaattttttttaatggagtttattatttacattaaatttgtCTTTCTTACCTGTCATTTAATAGAAACAAaggtttttaaattactttttatagtaaatttgatataaaaatggCATGAAAACATTCTGTGATAGACCTAACTATGGGCCAGTGCTTAAAACTGAACAGTTTTCAGTTTCTTTGACAGTTGTTTACAAGCAATAATTACAGacgaatgtgttttttttttaatttattttacggctATGGATTCCAGTCCTTTAAGGCCTTTAAAAAAAGACATTTTTGCTTAAATGACGAATAATAACATTGACTGCCACTCAGAACGAATATTCTATAAAACTAAACGTATCCGTCTTATGTAGACTGTGCaaaaatttattagttttaaatattcgttgtttgatataaaaataaaaatttagtcgCAATGAAATCAGCTattttgctctttttttttgACAGTTAATATCCCTCCAAATGTGTCCGCAACACAGAGTGTTTCATAAATGCGAAACTCTTCCACGCCACATTTCGTCCGACAAGTGCGGTCTATGACGTCATCTAAAACTCAATTTTTTCCTAACTTGTCTCacaatgtaaacaataaattcgTTAGTGTTTAATGTAAAgtgtgtatttaaaaaagaaaattttagaCAAACGCAAGTCGGTTAAAAggaataaaaacatatacaattcaaaagaaaagaagaaagaagattTTCTTGATGTATGCTTTATAACCAATCCGCATTGGTCCAGCATGGTGGaccccttaaccccttcttattgtgggaggagacccgaatATTTTAAAAGGACGTGTGCCTCTGTtgaattaacttatttatatatatttactagctgttgcccgcgacttcgtctgcgtttgatattgtttttaaagtaattagtatcgctaagccttaaatatatactactatactcatttaaggcttagtatctgtcaattaattatagacaaataaaatgcaataaaataaaattgcgactataattaaagatctaagctatcctatctcttaagttggaccagactgctcacggtgtgccaatttaatttaaaatcggttaagtagtttaggagtccatcgcggacaaacatcgtgacaggagatttatatatattaagataagatatatgtatgtataaataattcaatatataaaatatatatgtaaataggtAGGTCCAACTAggtaatttctttattatatactaactaATGTACTGTAATTGAAAGAGAAGAGAACGTCCGAGACTAGCTTTCGTGGGACAAATAATACGAAAGGTTTGGGTGGGGACCTTTTAAGCGGTCAAAGCCATGGAATATGGATAGAGACGGTTGGAAAAGGCTTccatttttaagttaaagaagaaCTATTGTCGTGGAAATTTTATAGTTATctgtaaagcttttttttttttgattagtaCTTTATGGGTTTCTTTAAGTTGCCTGAATAAAACATTGGCAAAATTAAAACAGTagcgaaaatattgtttaaattatacaaacagGTAAGATAAAACGGAATATACAACTCGAGGTTCTGGGTACGCCCATTAATCGACGTTCTGTTTTTGATTAAATAGGGAATTCCCCGAAGAGAGACTAACGCTTCTGGCATGCTTTTTTGAAATCTGCACGCAGATACCGATTGACCAATGAATCAATAATATCGTGAATATTTACGATATTCCGATATGTAGGTACCATTATTTTTCTCCACATTTATATAGTAACATAGCATAGTAACTCtaatacaagatttgctcgtttCCAATAGCGGTGTTATttatgaaagataaatttaaagatgttaaaataatgacactctatagccaatacatatttgaaaatttaatgtatgttcacaaaaatatatcaaaatttaaaagaaaatgtgactgcaataatttgaacgttagaagcaaaaataaacttgcagtgcagtacactagactacacaaaataagcaattcatttaaaggaaattgtatacaattttacaataaattaccggttgatatcttggggatgtcactaaagaagttcaaagtttgtattaagcgaaagcttatagaaaagtcctattatagtataaaggattacgtaaacgataaaaaagcttgggtgtaaacaattgctctaaccaggttgcttcttaaatttttgCTAATGAcaaagtgagatggtgataacaaaaagaacacccggctaagtttgttgtgggcttcttcttagaccagggcgcgattggaaccctcgtagctttagttttaagtttacgattgtagttgtcgccatcactactcactgctatgtacacattttgtatacaataacgcatcaaaagtgccatctaagtgcctatttgaataaaggaatatttgactttgtctttgactttgacttcggaataaaatggatcttctttgcattgtgttaaagctcaaacttgcctacaattctttagctcgagcttttgacagaacgttctAAGACCAAAAtaagaagtacaggatttgcgactctaaaactagCGACATTAGgttaattttgctttatttcctCGATCGCGActgagcaaatcttgtacagCTACAAGTCTCTTCTCTAATAGGAGATAGAAATCGAGCTAAGACGATTATAatatgttagttataataaccgggacGGGTTGTCGTGCTCTCTGAAGCACGGGACATTGGATAtagccaatttcctaactccttCAGCACCGCTAGAATAGGCAGTGACTAAAAATATCCCCAACTCATAAtggataaaatatacttatccacgtattggatagaagcaggcgttactttgcggaaatccataatatattatgaaaattaagcttaatgtgctatactccgcaaaaaccaggagatctgtatggtgtaatttctaatttcttcaatccgtatcctccacaccaaacagattctcggcaatgtacactctacgcacgtttcgctccgaaaccagagcatcctcaggatatgatgactttacaattaataattttaaagtcaaaatctactactgttcgcggagtaaagcaaattaagcttaattttcatgaatgaatacacacatttattttacaccaaagaaaaaaagtagttacagagatataaatacatatcaagagagtacaatttggtggccttatcgctacatagcgatttcttccaggcaaccaatggcgtaaaaggaaaaaacatagaaaagaggtaggtggtgcaataaataatattcaaaattatacaaatatataaataaaatatatatattatatatatgtaatatgtatatataactatataaatataagtataatt from Pararge aegeria chromosome 26, ilParAegt1.1, whole genome shotgun sequence harbors:
- the LOC120635334 gene encoding uncharacterized protein LOC120635334; this encodes MAKRTVDVGTLTLNNELQRIKETYKKCELLHVIQHVDIYGRIRSSYTENTTKAVNDSPITVTSVSCSSPRCTARFTKPGLEEKLSKFSMTTKLSGLYPGNDILSKRIQTGKLKQMTTKNNVVFGSVLSR